A single window of Thalassomonas viridans DNA harbors:
- a CDS encoding LysR family transcriptional regulator — MSTRITMEQWKVFVAIVEHGGSVQAADKMYKSQSAISHSLKKMEATLKHSLFTVEGRKLTLTPLGKLLLPKAKALLGQATQMETLGSQYRDGMLNEVSIAVDALVPIDLLQEALDQLAVLHPGLNIRVFETALSGTKQYLEEGEVQFGIASTLPTCHNVEPFISVPLICVSNIDHPLQKMGKIEHDTLKEHIQVVIRDSGKQALDTGWLGAPKRWTVTNISTSLHLVLEGKGFAWLPEHCISQYIEKGQLAPVPLVHGKRRGVFLQMAASGKYSFFQEVQDMIAVFRNIGARYQQEQQEVQAFIG, encoded by the coding sequence ATGTCGACTCGGATAACAATGGAGCAATGGAAGGTGTTTGTCGCAATTGTAGAGCATGGAGGTAGTGTTCAGGCGGCAGACAAAATGTATAAGAGCCAGTCAGCGATCAGCCACAGCCTCAAAAAGATGGAAGCTACGCTCAAGCACTCCCTCTTTACCGTCGAAGGACGTAAACTCACCTTGACCCCGCTGGGCAAGCTGCTGTTGCCAAAAGCCAAAGCCTTGCTTGGCCAGGCAACTCAAATGGAAACCCTGGGCAGCCAATATCGTGACGGCATGCTAAATGAAGTTTCTATAGCCGTCGATGCCCTGGTACCGATAGATTTGTTACAGGAAGCCCTGGATCAGCTTGCGGTACTCCACCCGGGATTAAATATCCGGGTATTCGAAACCGCGTTATCCGGCACCAAGCAATACCTGGAAGAAGGGGAAGTACAGTTTGGCATCGCCAGTACCCTGCCGACATGCCATAATGTCGAACCTTTTATTTCCGTGCCCCTGATATGCGTTTCCAATATCGACCATCCCCTACAGAAGATGGGGAAAATCGAACATGACACGCTAAAAGAGCATATCCAGGTTGTGATCCGCGATTCGGGAAAACAAGCCCTGGACACCGGCTGGTTAGGCGCCCCGAAACGCTGGACGGTAACCAATATATCAACCTCCTTGCACCTGGTGCTCGAAGGAAAGGGGTTTGCCTGGTTGCCGGAACATTGCATCAGCCAATATATAGAGAAAGGCCAGCTGGCTCCCGTGCCCCTGGTGCACGGTAAAAGGCGCGGGGTATTCCTGCAGATGGCGGCTTCAGGCAAATACAGTTTCTTTCAGGAAGTACAGGACATGATCGCCGTCTTTAGGAATATCGGCGCCAGATACCAGCAGGAGCAACAAGAGGTGCAAGCATTCATCGGGTAA
- a CDS encoding enoyl-CoA hydratase/isomerase family protein: protein METDKNKVIFEISGNIAYVTLNNPDRHNAFDDGIIADLTGIFNDIAVNPDIRAMVLASNGKNFSAGADLNWMRRMAGYSYQENLRDANALAVMLKALNFLPQLTIAKVQGAAFGGAVGLASCCDIVLADKQARFCLSEVKLGLIPATISPYVINAIGAKACRRYFQTAERFSAYKAMQLGLVNEVVELDLLDDTCDNLLEKMMNNGPEAVKQAKQLIFDVTGKEMDGHLLRETSERIAAIRVSEQGQEGLSAFFEQRAANW from the coding sequence ATGGAAACAGACAAGAATAAAGTAATTTTCGAAATAAGCGGCAATATCGCTTATGTGACCCTGAATAATCCGGACAGGCATAATGCTTTCGATGACGGCATTATCGCCGATCTGACGGGGATATTTAACGATATAGCCGTTAACCCTGATATCCGCGCTATGGTGCTGGCGTCGAACGGCAAGAATTTTTCCGCCGGTGCCGACCTGAACTGGATGAGGCGCATGGCGGGATATTCCTACCAGGAAAACCTCCGGGATGCCAATGCCCTGGCAGTTATGCTTAAGGCCCTGAACTTTTTACCCCAGCTTACCATCGCCAAAGTCCAGGGAGCGGCTTTCGGCGGCGCGGTGGGCCTGGCCAGCTGCTGCGATATAGTACTCGCCGACAAACAGGCCCGTTTCTGCTTAAGCGAAGTAAAACTGGGCCTGATCCCGGCCACTATCAGCCCCTATGTGATCAACGCCATCGGAGCAAAAGCCTGCCGCCGTTATTTCCAGACCGCGGAACGTTTTTCCGCTTATAAGGCAATGCAGCTTGGGCTGGTGAACGAAGTAGTGGAGCTTGATCTGCTCGACGATACTTGTGACAACCTGCTGGAAAAAATGATGAATAATGGCCCGGAGGCGGTGAAACAAGCCAAGCAACTAATCTTTGACGTCACCGGCAAAGAGATGGACGGGCACTTGCTCAGGGAAACCAGCGAGCGTATCGCCGCCATCCGGGTATCCGAGCAGGGACAGGAGGGACTGAGCGCCTTTTTCGAGCAAAGGGCCGCCAACTGGTAA
- a CDS encoding tautomerase family protein gives MPHINIKLFPGFTGEQQEQLVDGITRLFTSVMHCEEKAISIAMEPVSRESWQERVYEPEITAAKDLLVKKPGY, from the coding sequence ATGCCACATATTAACATCAAGCTGTTCCCGGGTTTTACCGGCGAACAGCAGGAACAACTGGTAGACGGGATCACCCGTTTATTCACTTCGGTGATGCATTGCGAAGAAAAGGCGATTTCCATCGCCATGGAGCCGGTTTCCCGGGAATCATGGCAAGAGCGGGTATACGAACCGGAAATTACCGCGGCAAAAGATTTGCTGGTAAAAAAGCCCGGTTACTGA
- a CDS encoding DmsC/YnfH family molybdoenzyme membrane anchor subunit gives MNQREDSALYYTPDDKEAPADPSVALWEVRPGERSYAKLADRQAKEKNRYGKRIDLVDITEPKRMPDRPLGINGNNKVGDNPNRNKQHGFFFNADNCIGCHACESACSEKNDNPAHLAFRSVGYVEGGCFPDYKRLNISMACNHCDDPVCLKGCPTRAYTKHAEYGAVLQDPETCFGCGYCTWVCPYNAPQLDPVKGQVSKCNMCVDRLEEGLKPACVSACLGNALDFGVIENIPENREQAKTSIPGFPSPEITHPNIRFQQTATLPDQMARTDSMPIKYDKQEDNEFRPVLDEKAGKERFWNLKKLSSRENPLVIFTLSTQAVIGAFIMLFLGPLLGLESFIAVKNSSLYVPSLMILSAVQMAVLVLSTLHLGKPLRFYRGFNNLRYSPLSREALAIAVFFAALAGYSVLAFAGLWISHIWLDYLQNTAAAVAITSGLAGIYFMHKIYRIKARPFWDHWQVLSSFTGTLFSLGAVFTALIAIPALLLANADTSEMLTIISLLALTGITLEASGLFAHARYLNRENSEGAAAHYVQQTFFGKTYLGRNMLMAFAALSSLLLLVNTGLYGETPAGQLFTGLLIIAIALYAVIGRALFYVLVIPTTMPGAFFWKNKSFEQHARDIGLAEMPQSGVVANGH, from the coding sequence ATGAACCAGAGAGAAGACTCAGCCCTATACTATACACCGGATGACAAGGAAGCGCCTGCGGATCCGAGCGTTGCCCTTTGGGAAGTACGCCCCGGGGAGCGTTCCTATGCCAAACTTGCTGACCGCCAGGCGAAAGAAAAAAACCGCTACGGCAAAAGAATAGACCTAGTGGACATCACAGAGCCAAAACGCATGCCCGATCGCCCGTTAGGCATTAACGGCAATAACAAGGTAGGAGACAACCCCAACCGCAATAAACAACACGGCTTCTTCTTCAATGCCGACAACTGCATAGGTTGCCATGCCTGTGAATCCGCCTGCAGCGAAAAGAATGACAACCCCGCCCATCTTGCCTTCCGCTCCGTGGGTTATGTGGAAGGGGGCTGCTTTCCCGATTATAAACGTCTCAATATTTCAATGGCCTGCAACCATTGCGACGATCCCGTATGCCTGAAAGGTTGTCCCACCCGGGCCTACACCAAACACGCCGAATACGGGGCGGTACTGCAGGATCCCGAAACCTGTTTCGGCTGCGGTTATTGCACCTGGGTCTGCCCCTATAATGCCCCCCAGCTGGATCCCGTCAAGGGCCAGGTTTCCAAATGTAACATGTGTGTCGACCGCCTGGAGGAAGGGTTAAAACCCGCCTGTGTTTCCGCCTGCCTGGGTAATGCCCTCGACTTCGGCGTAATCGAGAATATTCCCGAAAACCGGGAGCAGGCAAAAACCTCGATTCCCGGTTTCCCGTCGCCGGAAATCACCCATCCCAATATCCGTTTCCAGCAAACGGCCACCCTGCCGGATCAAATGGCGCGTACCGACAGCATGCCGATCAAATATGACAAGCAGGAAGATAATGAATTCCGCCCTGTACTGGACGAAAAGGCCGGCAAGGAACGCTTCTGGAACCTGAAAAAGCTCAGCTCGCGGGAAAATCCGCTGGTGATCTTTACCCTGAGCACCCAGGCGGTTATCGGCGCCTTTATCATGCTGTTTTTAGGTCCCCTGTTAGGACTGGAAAGTTTTATCGCCGTCAAAAACAGCAGCCTGTATGTTCCGTCCCTGATGATATTATCCGCGGTGCAAATGGCGGTACTGGTGCTGTCCACCCTGCATTTAGGCAAACCCCTGAGGTTCTACCGCGGTTTTAATAATTTACGCTATTCCCCGTTAAGCCGGGAAGCCCTGGCCATTGCCGTCTTTTTTGCAGCCCTTGCCGGTTATAGCGTCCTGGCCTTCGCCGGCCTGTGGATAAGCCATATCTGGCTGGATTACCTGCAAAACACCGCTGCCGCCGTCGCCATAACCAGCGGCCTGGCCGGCATTTACTTTATGCATAAGATTTACCGCATTAAGGCGCGCCCTTTCTGGGATCACTGGCAGGTGCTGAGTTCTTTTACCGGCACCCTGTTTAGCCTGGGAGCCGTATTTACCGCGCTGATCGCCATACCGGCCCTGTTGCTGGCAAATGCAGACACCAGCGAGATGTTGACCATCATATCGCTCCTGGCCCTGACCGGCATAACCCTGGAAGCTTCAGGCCTGTTCGCCCATGCCCGCTACCTTAACCGGGAAAACAGCGAAGGCGCCGCCGCCCATTATGTCCAGCAAACGTTTTTCGGCAAGACCTACCTTGGCCGCAACATGCTGATGGCGTTCGCCGCCCTGAGCTCACTGTTGCTGCTGGTAAATACCGGCCTCTACGGCGAAACCCCGGCCGGCCAGCTATTCACCGGCCTGCTGATCATTGCCATCGCCCTGTATGCCGTTATCGGACGCGCACTCTTCTATGTGCTGGTGATCCCAACCACTATGCCGGGAGCGTTTTTCTGGAAAAACAAGAGCTTTGAACAACATGCCCGGGATATAGGCCTGGCGGAGATGCCCCAGTCCGGGGTCGTGGCAAACGGCCATTAA
- a CDS encoding molybdopterin oxidoreductase family protein has protein sequence MLFGRKHNKPIVIPEKKVANWSYATCAYCSTGCSIELGLDTQGKVITSRGNAKADVNRGKLCIKGLLEHELFDSAGRGKEPLMRSRQHEPLAPAGWDQALDTTAAAIKDIQEKYGRDAFAVVSTGQLLTEEFYTLGKLVRGCIGTNNYDGNTTLCMASAVSGYKRSFGSDGAPGCYDDFEHTQCLMALGSNLPEQHPVIYWRLKEAREKRHFPLIVVDPRVTMFAQMADIHLAITPGTDCVLLNAIMYVIFDGGLEDKAYLERHTQGLEELKQTVLDYDPKTAQHVCGIDEDTIRNVARLYAKAPAAMSIWTMGINQSTHGSDGVVNINNLNLVTGNIGKPGGTSLSITGQCNAMGTREWSSCSGLPGYRALENQADRELIADFWGIDQAFFPAKRGLTETDIFPAIETGEIKGLWLVATNPMTSMANTSRIRKALEKLEFLVVQDSYEDVETNQYAHVYFPASIWAEKEGCFTNTERRVNLTRKAVANYGDSQSDFWIFTQMAKRFTNGDRVPLPETPEGAFEEMKALSRGQGRILDITGMSYDKIEAAAGIQWPYREDGSGEARLYTDGKFQTDNGKARLIGVKFYDNNEKPDRHYPFWLNSGRVVEHFHTRTRTGKIGNCNKFSPIPYMEMNPDTAKSLGIKHQQYVRVISRRSDAVVMVQLTQRVAPDMVFIPFHFHDCVNRLTLGLLDPYSRQPAFKQCAVRIVPVDQQEAGHLDIKRRKF, from the coding sequence ATGCTCTTTGGCAGAAAACACAATAAGCCTATCGTTATTCCGGAAAAGAAAGTCGCAAACTGGTCTTATGCCACCTGCGCCTACTGCTCTACCGGCTGCTCCATAGAACTGGGACTGGATACACAGGGAAAAGTCATTACCAGCCGGGGCAATGCCAAAGCGGATGTCAACCGGGGAAAACTTTGCATTAAAGGCCTGCTGGAACACGAACTGTTTGACTCGGCAGGACGCGGCAAGGAACCTTTGATGCGCTCCCGCCAGCATGAGCCCCTGGCTCCTGCCGGCTGGGACCAGGCACTGGATACCACGGCTGCCGCCATCAAGGATATCCAGGAAAAATACGGCCGTGACGCCTTTGCTGTCGTTTCCACCGGTCAGCTGTTAACGGAAGAATTTTATACCTTAGGCAAGCTGGTGCGCGGCTGTATCGGCACCAACAACTATGACGGCAATACCACTTTGTGCATGGCCTCTGCCGTTTCCGGGTACAAACGTTCGTTCGGCTCCGACGGCGCCCCCGGCTGTTATGATGATTTTGAGCATACTCAATGCCTGATGGCACTGGGGTCGAATTTACCCGAACAACACCCGGTGATTTACTGGCGGTTAAAGGAAGCCCGGGAAAAGCGGCATTTTCCCCTGATAGTGGTAGATCCCAGGGTCACCATGTTTGCACAAATGGCCGACATTCATTTGGCCATCACCCCGGGCACGGACTGCGTGCTGCTGAACGCCATCATGTATGTCATCTTTGACGGAGGACTCGAAGACAAGGCTTATCTTGAGCGGCATACCCAAGGCCTGGAGGAGTTAAAACAAACGGTATTGGACTATGATCCGAAGACCGCCCAGCATGTCTGCGGCATAGATGAAGACACAATACGCAATGTCGCCCGTTTATATGCCAAAGCGCCGGCGGCCATGAGCATCTGGACCATGGGCATCAACCAGAGCACCCACGGCTCAGACGGCGTGGTCAATATCAACAACCTTAACCTGGTTACCGGCAATATCGGCAAACCCGGCGGTACCAGTTTATCCATCACGGGGCAATGCAATGCCATGGGCACCCGGGAATGGTCTTCCTGCTCAGGCCTGCCCGGTTACCGGGCATTGGAAAATCAGGCGGACAGGGAACTGATCGCCGACTTCTGGGGCATAGACCAGGCCTTTTTTCCGGCCAAACGCGGCCTGACGGAAACCGATATTTTTCCCGCGATAGAAACCGGTGAAATCAAAGGCTTATGGCTGGTAGCCACCAATCCCATGACCTCCATGGCCAATACCTCACGTATCCGTAAGGCACTGGAAAAACTTGAATTCCTTGTAGTGCAGGACAGTTATGAAGATGTTGAAACCAATCAGTATGCCCATGTCTACTTCCCGGCTTCCATCTGGGCGGAAAAAGAAGGCTGCTTTACCAACACCGAGCGCCGGGTGAACCTGACCCGCAAAGCGGTGGCCAATTACGGCGATTCACAGTCGGATTTCTGGATTTTCACCCAGATGGCCAAACGTTTTACCAATGGCGACCGGGTGCCCCTCCCGGAAACCCCGGAAGGGGCATTTGAGGAAATGAAGGCGCTTTCCCGGGGACAGGGACGCATTCTGGATATCACCGGCATGAGCTACGACAAAATAGAAGCCGCCGCCGGTATACAATGGCCCTACCGCGAAGACGGCTCCGGCGAAGCCCGTTTGTACACGGACGGGAAATTCCAGACCGACAATGGCAAAGCCAGGCTGATTGGCGTCAAATTTTACGACAACAACGAAAAACCGGACCGGCACTACCCTTTCTGGCTCAACAGCGGCCGGGTGGTGGAGCATTTCCATACCCGCACCCGAACGGGAAAAATCGGTAACTGCAATAAATTCAGCCCTATTCCTTATATGGAGATGAATCCGGATACGGCAAAATCCCTGGGGATCAAACACCAGCAATATGTGCGGGTGATCTCCAGGCGCAGCGATGCCGTGGTGATGGTACAGCTCACCCAAAGGGTGGCGCCGGACATGGTGTTTATTCCCTTTCATTTCCATGATTGCGTCAACCGCCTGACCTTAGGTTTGCTCGATCCCTACTCCCGTCAGCCGGCCTTTAAACAATGTGCGGTACGCATAGTGCCCGTGGATCAGCAGGAAGCCGGCCACTTAGACATAAAGCGGCGAAAATTTTAG
- a CDS encoding DMT family transporter, protein MHSAVNNNLQLWLMGLFLALVVLIAKSVINAGVHPIYVAFFQAAGSFLYLVLTGAGRSVRLRVIKEHFTFFMIASLLGFTIPQLIVFSAVNHVGVGIASLSYALPLIVAYLISLKIGLERFNLKSLLFLLLSVAGTVVYLFRSEYFLDFEGSKIWFIVLLLSPLSIGVANVYRSVKWPQDIAIPATALLTNAFSSVTYLFLLLAMQVEFNADLWGQDNVAVLLGALMLLSGVGQYLLFALQKNAGPVFIGQTGSIVTLFGGILGYLVYNDAYSYHTFAGSLLIFIGVYYYSKIKWQYAETGH, encoded by the coding sequence ATGCACTCAGCCGTCAATAATAATCTGCAGCTCTGGTTGATGGGGCTGTTTTTAGCTCTGGTGGTGCTGATCGCCAAGTCGGTGATCAATGCCGGGGTACACCCCATTTATGTCGCCTTTTTCCAGGCAGCGGGCAGTTTTTTGTACCTGGTGCTGACCGGGGCCGGCAGGAGCGTCAGGCTCCGGGTTATCAAAGAACATTTTACCTTTTTTATGATCGCCTCCCTGTTGGGCTTTACCATACCCCAGCTGATAGTGTTTTCGGCGGTCAACCATGTCGGGGTCGGCATAGCCTCGCTATCCTACGCTTTGCCGCTGATTGTCGCCTACCTGATTTCCCTCAAGATCGGCTTAGAGCGTTTTAATTTGAAAAGCTTGCTGTTTCTGCTGCTTTCGGTTGCCGGTACTGTGGTTTACCTGTTCCGGTCGGAATACTTTCTTGATTTTGAAGGTTCAAAGATCTGGTTTATTGTGCTCTTGCTGTCGCCGCTTTCCATTGGGGTCGCAAATGTCTACCGTTCGGTGAAATGGCCGCAGGATATTGCCATTCCCGCAACCGCGCTGTTGACCAATGCCTTTTCTTCCGTCACCTACCTGTTTTTATTGCTGGCGATGCAGGTTGAGTTTAATGCCGATTTATGGGGGCAGGATAATGTCGCTGTCCTGCTGGGGGCGCTGATGCTATTGTCGGGGGTCGGCCAATACCTGCTATTTGCGCTGCAAAAAAATGCCGGTCCGGTATTTATCGGGCAAACCGGCAGTATAGTCACCCTGTTCGGCGGGATCCTGGGTTATCTGGTTTATAATGACGCTTATTCCTACCATACCTTTGCGGGCTCCCTGCTGATTTTTATCGGCGTCTATTACTACAGTAAAATCAAGTGGCAGTATGCAGAAACCGGGCACTAG
- a CDS encoding nitroreductase family protein, whose amino-acid sequence MKVFQAIEERRAVKHYQADSEMPAEDFKKIMSAVILSPTSYNIQHWRFIRVTDKVHRDKIKEAAWGQEQVAAASELVILCADINAWNDRPERYVANSPQETQDMLLPMMEAFYSGKEQIQRDEAMRSCGIAAQTMMLAAKGLGYDSCPMVGFDREELARLIRLPQGYVIAMMIAIGKAEKAAYPRGGQLPLEEVLCENHF is encoded by the coding sequence ATGAAAGTTTTTCAGGCAATAGAAGAACGCAGAGCAGTTAAACACTATCAAGCGGATAGTGAAATGCCGGCGGAAGATTTTAAAAAGATCATGTCGGCGGTCATACTTTCACCGACATCATATAACATCCAGCACTGGCGCTTTATCCGGGTAACGGATAAAGTCCACAGAGACAAAATTAAAGAAGCGGCCTGGGGGCAGGAGCAGGTAGCCGCCGCATCCGAACTGGTGATCTTATGTGCCGATATCAATGCCTGGAATGACAGGCCGGAACGTTATGTCGCCAACAGCCCGCAAGAAACCCAGGACATGTTGTTGCCTATGATGGAAGCCTTCTACAGCGGCAAAGAACAAATACAGCGGGACGAAGCCATGCGCTCATGCGGCATCGCCGCACAGACCATGATGCTGGCGGCCAAAGGCTTAGGTTATGATAGCTGCCCTATGGTGGGCTTCGACCGGGAAGAACTTGCCCGTCTGATCCGCCTGCCCCAGGGTTATGTCATCGCCATGATGATAGCCATAGGCAAAGCCGAAAAAGCGGCCTATCCCCGCGGCGGCCAGTTACCGCTGGAAGAAGTCTTGTGTGAAAACCACTTCTAA
- a CDS encoding LysR family transcriptional regulator, with protein sequence METFSTIPVFVAVVENGSFSQAALRLGISKSAVSKRIRELENKLGVQLLHRTTRRLSLTEAGERYFEYALKAFIAAGEGIDSVTQLQGNPKGQLKVNTPMSFGRLHIAPLVADFLVRYPEIELNMVMDDRVVDLIEGGYDLAIRAGNLQDSTLIARRLAPCRSVICASPEYLAKNGVPANPEALVKHNCISYSYFSGGNEWTFHGDIGPVKVKVSGNYQVNNSEALHRAILAGLGIAKIPTFIVGGDIASGNLVPLLTDYNLPMQTFYAVFPERRHLPAKVRVFLDFIIERLGGDQPYWDKMELSLDRESTVS encoded by the coding sequence ATGGAAACATTTTCGACAATACCGGTGTTTGTTGCCGTAGTAGAAAACGGTAGCTTCTCCCAGGCGGCTCTGCGCCTGGGCATTAGTAAATCAGCGGTCAGTAAGCGCATCAGGGAGCTTGAAAACAAGCTCGGGGTGCAGCTATTGCACAGGACCACCAGGCGGCTGAGCCTGACGGAGGCGGGAGAGCGTTATTTTGAATATGCCCTTAAGGCCTTTATTGCCGCCGGTGAAGGCATAGATTCTGTGACCCAGTTGCAGGGTAACCCGAAAGGCCAGCTTAAGGTAAATACTCCCATGTCATTTGGCCGGCTGCATATTGCACCCCTGGTGGCGGATTTTCTTGTCCGCTATCCGGAAATAGAGCTGAATATGGTGATGGATGACAGGGTGGTGGATTTGATCGAAGGGGGATATGATCTGGCTATCCGGGCGGGAAACCTGCAGGATTCCACCCTGATCGCCAGGCGTCTGGCCCCGTGCCGCAGCGTGATCTGCGCTTCTCCCGAATATCTGGCGAAAAACGGCGTACCGGCAAATCCCGAGGCCCTGGTCAAGCACAACTGCATCAGTTATTCCTATTTCAGTGGTGGTAATGAATGGACCTTCCATGGTGATATCGGGCCGGTCAAGGTCAAGGTCAGCGGTAATTACCAGGTGAATAACAGCGAGGCATTGCACCGGGCGATCCTGGCGGGCCTGGGAATTGCCAAAATTCCGACCTTCATCGTCGGCGGCGATATTGCCTCCGGAAACCTGGTGCCTTTACTGACAGATTACAACCTGCCGATGCAAACTTTTTATGCGGTGTTTCCCGAGCGGCGCCATTTGCCGGCTAAAGTGCGGGTCTTTCTCGATTTTATTATTGAACGTCTCGGCGGGGATCAACCTTATTGGGATAAAATGGAGCTATCCCTTGACCGGGAAAGTACAGTGTCATGA